The Cystobacter ferrugineus nucleotide sequence GGAGGCCACCCGTTGGAGAATGTCGTTCAGGCGAATCATCGAGGCGTCAGCAATGCTAACTGCCGCATCCAGGAGGGGCAACGTCGCACGTTCGGGATTCGCCCGACGTTCGCTGTCGTTGACCCGGCGTTGCCCCCACTTCTAGAGTCGATCCGATCATGTCACAGCTGCTGCTGTCCGTTCTCGCCGTGGTCTGCCCGAACTGTGACGGCCACAACCCCCCTCGGGCCGAGGTGTGCGCCAGCTGTGGCGCCCCGCTCTCCGCCACCGCGTCGAAGTCCCCCGCCCGCCCCACGGGCAGGGCAGGTTCCGACTCTCCCCCGGGACTGAGGCCCTCCATCCGCACACCGCCCCCCCTGGCCGCGGCGGGAGGCGTCCCCATCGCCGCCCGGCCCCCGCCCGGCGCGCTTCCCCGAGCGCCCGTGAGCGCGCCGGCCCGTCCCGCCGTGGGAGGCGCCACGGCGCCCCGGCCCGCCATCGCCGCCCGGCCCGTGCCCACCGCCTCGCGCTTCGGACTCACGGTCATCGCCGGCTCGGCCCGGGGCCAGCGCTTCAAGCTGCCCATCACCGGCTGTACGGTGGGCCGCACCCGGGGTGCCATCCTCTTCGCGGATGACGTCTTCGTCTCCGCCCAGCACGCCTCCTTCCTCATCAAGGACAACGTGCTGCACGTGCGCGACGAGGCCAGCGCCTCGGGCATCTACGTCACCATCCCCGGCACCGAGGCGCTCACCCCCTACGCCTTCTTCAGCGTCGGCCAGCGGCTCTTCCGCTTCATCGGCAAGCTCGACGCACCGCCCCCCGTCGCCGGGCGGCCCATCGTCTACGGCGCCCCGGTGCCTCCCGGACAGGGCGTCTATGGGGTGGAAGAGGTGCTCGTCGGCGGCCGCGGAGGCCGCACGGTCGTCACCTCCGCCCCGCTGCTCACCATCGGCCAGGCCAACTGCGACTTCTGCTACGCCCAGGAGGAAGGGCTCGCCGGGCGGCACTGCGAGCTGAGCTTCACCCCCTCCGGAGCCCAGTTGAGGGATCTGTCCGGCGGCCTCGGCACCTACGTGCGCATCCCCTCCGGCGTGGATCGGCCGCTGCGCTCGGGAGACCGGGTGCGCCTGGGCCAGCACGTCGTCCAGGTGGATCTGGTGACCTGACGCGGCGCTCGCGCCGCTCGCGGGGGCCGGAGCGCTACGGGTTGGTGGGCTCGGCGAGGCCCGGATCCTTGAGCAGCAGCGTGGCGCGCGCCTTGGAGTCCGGCGCGTCGCGCAGGTGCCGGCGCCACCACCCCCGCGCCTCGTCGGTGATGCCCCGCGCCCAGTACACCTCGCCGAGCATCAACGACAGCTCCGGCGTTGGATCGAGCACGAAGGCATTGCGGTACTCGGTGGCCGCCAGGTCCAGGTTGCCGTTCTTGTAGGCTTCGTATCCCGCCTGCTTGCGCCGCATCGCCTCGCGCTCGTCACGTCGACGGGGTGGAATGACCTGCTCGTACAGCGGCACACCAGGTGCGGGCACGTAGGCCCCGGTGTCCTGACCCGGAATGGGCGCATTGATCGGCGGGACGAAGGGCTTGGCGCGCGCCTGCTCGCTCCAGCTCGTGTACATCCAGTAGCCCGCCAGGGCGAGCGTGCCCAGCGCCAGGGTGAGCACGAACGCCTTGAGCACCCCGAAGCTGCCTCCCGGCTCGGGCTCGGACTCGGGCTCGGGCGGCGGAAGGTTGAGGATCATCGCCTCGGTCTTGTCGTTCAACGGGGTGTTGAGGACCGGGGGCGGCGTGCGCTCGGGCGCCAGGCGCATCGCGGAGACCGACGCGGTGGAGGACCGATCGCGCTCGGGCCGGTGCGCGGGAGCAATCTGCGTGCGCTCGGGCGGCGGCCGGGGCATGGGAACGGCGGCCTGCGTGCGCTGCTCGGGCGGAGCCTTCACGGTGGGCTCGGGCGCGCCGTTCCAGTTCGTGTCGGTGATTTCCGTGCTCAGCGTATTGGGCGGGGGCGTGCCCCGGCGCGGCAGCGGCGCGAGCCCCTGCGCTCCATGCGCCGCCGTGCGCCGGCTCGAGGGCGCGTTGCGGCGCTCCCGCTCCTGGACCACCGCGAGCAGCTCGGCCCGGAAGGCCTCCGCGTCCTGGGGCCGGTCATCCGGACTCTTGGAGAGCGCCCGCATGATGAGCCGCTCCATGCCCGGCGACACGCGCACGTCCGGACGGCGGCGCGAGGGCGCAACCGGCTCCTCGGTGAGGTGCTTGGTGGCGAAGCCCACCGCGGTGTCGGACTCGAAGGGCAGCCGCCCGGTGACGAGCTGGTAGAGGATGACCCCCACCGCGTACAGGTCCGAGCGGTGGTCCAACGAGCTACCCCGGGCCTGCTCGGGCGACATGTACTCGGGGGTGCCGCACACGAAGCCGGTGCGCGTGAGCGCCGGCCCGTCGTCATTGCCGCCGTCCTGGATCTTCGC carries:
- a CDS encoding serine/threonine-protein kinase codes for the protein MSCPSCGTETGDASNYCPSCGATLTRGDQDEYIGRTLARKYKVEALIGEGGMGKVYRARQEALDKLVVLKVLRRSLLNDERTVARFKREAKAASRLNHPNSISILDFGQAEDGALFIAMEFVPGQDLHTVLSKEGPLSEPRIVRIVGQVLSALNDAHGAGVIHRDLKPENIMVEQRRNEPDCVKVLDFGIAKIQDGGNDDGPALTRTGFVCGTPEYMSPEQARGSSLDHRSDLYAVGVILYQLVTGRLPFESDTAVGFATKHLTEEPVAPSRRRPDVRVSPGMERLIMRALSKSPDDRPQDAEAFRAELLAVVQERERRNAPSSRRTAAHGAQGLAPLPRRGTPPPNTLSTEITDTNWNGAPEPTVKAPPEQRTQAAVPMPRPPPERTQIAPAHRPERDRSSTASVSAMRLAPERTPPPVLNTPLNDKTEAMILNLPPPEPESEPEPGGSFGVLKAFVLTLALGTLALAGYWMYTSWSEQARAKPFVPPINAPIPGQDTGAYVPAPGVPLYEQVIPPRRRDEREAMRRKQAGYEAYKNGNLDLAATEYRNAFVLDPTPELSLMLGEVYWARGITDEARGWWRRHLRDAPDSKARATLLLKDPGLAEPTNP
- a CDS encoding FHA domain-containing protein, whose product is MSQLLLSVLAVVCPNCDGHNPPRAEVCASCGAPLSATASKSPARPTGRAGSDSPPGLRPSIRTPPPLAAAGGVPIAARPPPGALPRAPVSAPARPAVGGATAPRPAIAARPVPTASRFGLTVIAGSARGQRFKLPITGCTVGRTRGAILFADDVFVSAQHASFLIKDNVLHVRDEASASGIYVTIPGTEALTPYAFFSVGQRLFRFIGKLDAPPPVAGRPIVYGAPVPPGQGVYGVEEVLVGGRGGRTVVTSAPLLTIGQANCDFCYAQEEGLAGRHCELSFTPSGAQLRDLSGGLGTYVRIPSGVDRPLRSGDRVRLGQHVVQVDLVT